One Neomonachus schauinslandi chromosome 9, ASM220157v2, whole genome shotgun sequence DNA segment encodes these proteins:
- the HAPLN3 gene encoding hyaluronan and proteoglycan link protein 3 has translation MGPLLLVLLYPLPCVLGLPFYNGFYYSNSPNGWNPGNGHGEGVFNGVKLVVETTEETLFSHRGANVTLPCRYHYEPALLSPRPVRVKWWKLSENGALEQDVLVAIGLRHRSFGDYRGRVRLRQDGEREVSLQIRDLRLEDSGRYRCEVIDGLEDESGLVELELRGVVFPYQHPWGRYQLNFLEAQRACAEQDAVVASFEQLFRAWEEGLDWCNAGWLQDASVQYPIARARQPCGGLGLAPGVRSYGPRSHRLHRYDAFCFAPALRGQVYYLEHPKKLTLAEAKEACQEDGAHIAKVGQLFAAWKFRGLDRCDAGWLADGSARYPVVRPRPNCGPLEPGVRSFGFPDPWSREYGVYCYRPR, from the exons ACCCACTGCCCTGTGTCTTGGGCCTGCCTTTCTACAATGGCTTTTACTACTCCAATAGTCCCAACGGCTGGAACCCGGGCAACGGCCACGGCGAAG GCGTCTTCAATGGGGTGAAGCTGGTGGTAGAGACAACCGAGGAGACCCTGTTTTCCCACCGGGGGGCCAACGTGACCCTGCCCTGCCGCTACCACTATGAGCCGGCCCTGCTGTCCCCGAGGCCCGTGCGCGTCAAATGGTGGAAGCTGTCGGAGAATGGGGCCCTGGAGCAGGATGTGCTGGTGGCCATCGGGCTGAGGCACCGCTCCTTCGGAGACTACCGCGGCCGGGTGCGCCTGCGGCAGGACGGGGAGCGCGAAGTGTCGCTGCAGATCCGGGACCTGCGGCTGGAGGACTCCGGGCGTTACCGCTGTGAGGTCATTGACGGGCTGGAGGACGAGAGCGGCCTGGTGGAGCTGGAGCTGCGGG gtgTGGTCTTTCCCTACCAGCACCCCTGGGGGCGCTACCAGCTCAACTTCCTCGAGGCCCAGCGGGCGTGTGCAGAGCAGGACGCGGTGGTGGCCTCCTTCGAGCAGTTGTTCCGGGCCTGGGAGGAGGGCCTGGACTGGTGCAACGCAGGCTGGCTGCAGGACGCCTCGGTGCAGTACCCCATCGCGCGCGCCCGGCAGCCCTGCGGGGGCCTGGGCCTGGCTCCCGGCGTGCGCAGCTACGGCCCCCGCAGCCACCGCCTGCACCGCTATGACGCCTTCTGCTTCGCTCCGGCCCTCAGGG GGCAGGTATACTACCTGGAGCACCCCAAGAAGCTGACCCTGGCAGAGGCAAAGGAGGCCTGCCAGGAAGACGGCGCCCACATTGCCAAGGTGGGCCAGCTCTTTGCTGCCTGGAAGTTCCGTGGCTTGGACCGCTGTGATGCCGGCTGGCTGGCGGATGGCAGTGCCCGCTACCCTGTGGTTCGCCCGCGTCCCAACTGCGGGCCCCTGGAGCCCGGCGTCCGAAGCTTCGGCTTCCCAgacccgtggagcagggagtatGGCGTATATTGTTACCGGCCCCGCTAG